In Candidatus Methylacidiphilales bacterium, a single window of DNA contains:
- the scpB gene encoding SMC-Scp complex subunit ScpB gives MELIRIVEAILFTANKPLDLEELTRLVREGAQAEPLLQPSVEASEDEVRGAVDQLKAELEGRSMMVQEVAGGYRMATRDGFASWMKVLFDVARPPKLSQPALETLAVIAYRQPISRAEIEAVRGVAVGGVLETLVDRGVVRVAGRADVPGRPLIYETTDYFLEHFGLRALNDLPNVEELKRVKLPDPASDDSSKQQELIHEPAENQG, from the coding sequence ATGGAATTGATCCGCATTGTTGAAGCCATTTTATTTACGGCTAATAAACCGTTAGATTTGGAGGAATTGACCCGCCTGGTCCGCGAGGGCGCGCAGGCCGAGCCGCTCCTGCAGCCCTCGGTCGAGGCGTCGGAGGACGAGGTGCGCGGGGCTGTCGATCAATTGAAGGCGGAACTGGAGGGGCGCAGCATGATGGTGCAGGAAGTGGCGGGGGGATACCGCATGGCCACGCGTGATGGGTTTGCCTCATGGATGAAGGTTTTGTTCGATGTGGCCCGCCCGCCCAAGCTCAGCCAGCCCGCCTTGGAAACGCTCGCGGTGATCGCCTACCGGCAGCCGATCTCCCGCGCGGAGATCGAGGCCGTGCGCGGAGTCGCCGTGGGCGGCGTTTTGGAGACGCTGGTGGACCGGGGCGTGGTGCGTGTGGCGGGACGCGCGGATGTGCCCGGACGCCCCCTGATTTATGAAACAACGGACTATTTTCTCGAGCATTTCGGACTAAGGGCCCTGAATGATCTGCCGAATGTTGAGGAACTCAAACGGGTTAAATTGCCGGACCCGGCATCGGACGACTCCAGCAAGCAACAAGAACTTATTCATGAACCTGCAGAAAATCAGGGATAA
- the pheA gene encoding chorismate mutase, translated as MNLQKIRDKIDAIDSDLLRLLNERCRLSEEVGKLKLASGRAVFAPDREEMLLRRLVRQNKGPIGAGSLRAIYREILSASRSRQKQMTICYFGPKGASCHRAATERFGAADKFVSKRSIPEVFGVLQRGEVDASVVPSGNLSDGTGDQVNDMLVTSDLLICGEIYPRRRHANIHEACRNRECHFILSREMPPPSGHDKTSLLLAVENEAGALDRVLRLFAEQDLNIEKIESRPSATGKPEYLFFVDVKGHSQQPKLRKALGQIRKKTRWLKILGSYPQAQHHV; from the coding sequence ATGAACCTGCAGAAAATCAGGGATAAAATCGACGCCATTGACTCGGACCTGCTGCGCCTTTTAAACGAGCGCTGCCGGTTGTCCGAGGAGGTGGGGAAGCTGAAGCTTGCCTCCGGCCGGGCTGTGTTTGCTCCGGACCGGGAGGAAATGCTGTTGCGGCGCCTGGTCCGGCAAAACAAAGGGCCGATCGGGGCCGGGTCCTTGCGCGCGATTTACCGGGAGATTCTCTCGGCTTCGCGCAGCCGTCAAAAGCAGATGACGATCTGTTATTTTGGCCCGAAGGGCGCCTCCTGTCATCGGGCTGCGACGGAACGTTTCGGGGCCGCTGATAAATTTGTATCCAAACGCAGCATCCCCGAGGTGTTTGGTGTGCTTCAGCGCGGCGAGGTGGATGCCAGTGTGGTGCCGTCCGGAAATTTGAGCGATGGGACGGGCGATCAGGTGAACGATATGCTGGTAACCTCGGACCTGCTGATCTGTGGTGAAATTTATCCGCGGAGACGGCATGCGAACATTCACGAAGCGTGCCGCAACCGGGAGTGCCATTTCATTTTGAGCCGGGAAATGCCGCCGCCTTCCGGCCATGACAAAACCAGCCTCCTGCTTGCGGTTGAAAATGAGGCGGGGGCCTTGGATCGGGTGCTTCGCTTGTTTGCAGAGCAGGACTTGAACATTGAAAAAATCGAGTCCCGTCCCTCTGCCACAGGCAAACCGGAATATTTGTTTTTTGTTGATGTCAAAGGACATAGCCAGCAACCTAAACTCAGAAAGGCGCTGGGCCAGATTCGCAAAAAAACACGTTGGCTAAAAATCCTGGGTTCCTATCCGCAAGCGCAACATCATGTCTAA
- a CDS encoding 50S ribosomal protein L11 methyltransferase — protein MRGRKSTLRGRILSRRAPSSSNPKSVDVWSRMIPARWEDAWIERLVWSGRENCVVTHLPGHKTARVEVYSQTASSLRKLQHAFGGKVVRRRAAAWMASQHRHFYLPLPPYLCLASEASAVPVPHRRLPRLIIPAGIAFGTGEHATTAMCLRRLLRHLPEKPGNVLDAGTGSGILALAAGLLGHRVTGVDFDPDSIRVARENAAGNERIPEVRWVCSDILRFKPDRKFDLIVANLFSDLLGKALPRFRRWLKREGKLIVSGILRDQEATVINALKKNGFTVRERLRKGKWICLVAVIPLGSRGGLC, from the coding sequence ATGAGAGGACGCAAATCGACATTACGCGGCAGGATTTTGTCCCGGCGCGCTCCTTCCTCAAGTAATCCCAAATCCGTGGATGTCTGGTCCCGGATGATTCCGGCGCGCTGGGAGGATGCTTGGATCGAGCGTCTTGTTTGGTCCGGCAGAGAAAATTGCGTCGTAACCCATTTGCCCGGGCATAAAACCGCCCGGGTGGAGGTTTACAGCCAGACAGCTTCCTCTTTGCGAAAACTTCAACATGCCTTCGGCGGCAAGGTGGTCCGCAGGCGCGCCGCCGCCTGGATGGCCTCGCAGCACCGCCATTTTTATCTGCCGCTGCCGCCGTATTTGTGTCTGGCTTCGGAAGCCTCCGCAGTGCCCGTGCCGCATCGCCGGTTGCCGCGGCTGATAATTCCGGCGGGGATCGCCTTTGGGACGGGAGAGCACGCCACCACCGCGATGTGCCTGCGCCGGCTATTGCGGCATCTTCCGGAAAAACCCGGAAATGTTTTGGATGCGGGAACCGGGAGCGGAATACTCGCGCTCGCGGCCGGACTGCTGGGGCATCGGGTGACCGGCGTGGATTTTGATCCGGACAGCATCCGGGTGGCCCGGGAAAATGCGGCGGGCAATGAACGGATTCCGGAGGTCCGCTGGGTTTGTTCTGATATTTTGCGCTTCAAGCCGGACCGGAAGTTTGATCTGATTGTGGCGAATCTTTTTTCCGATTTGTTGGGGAAAGCCCTGCCGCGATTCCGCCGCTGGCTGAAGAGGGAGGGGAAGTTGATTGTTTCCGGAATTTTGCGCGATCAGGAAGCGACGGTGATTAATGCGCTAAAGAAGAACGGCTTTACCGTACGGGAACGCCTCCGCAAGGGGAAATGGATTTGTTTGGTGGCTGTAATACCTCTTGGCTCCAGAGGCGGTTTATGCTAG
- a CDS encoding BsuPI-related putative proteinase inhibitor has translation MKWQPSAVLLLILAVRAAAIDVNPSRQSVPNQFINPPGKRFSIFAGDPERVQKANEVNLKDFQAELLIQPNSLSKTPSAAEQATVAPTDVKVTFKVKNAGKKNYILSFPDAQRYDVAVTEGKDQLIYLWSGDKIFEQTTGKSFVNHGETLTYNCQIPIEKLFNSAKPGTYNVKMILANYPEISAEGTLTIKP, from the coding sequence ATGAAATGGCAACCCAGCGCAGTTTTACTGCTGATCCTGGCCGTCCGGGCGGCGGCAATCGACGTCAACCCCAGCCGCCAATCGGTCCCGAATCAATTCATCAATCCGCCCGGGAAGCGCTTTTCCATCTTTGCAGGAGACCCGGAACGGGTGCAAAAGGCCAATGAAGTCAACCTGAAGGATTTTCAGGCGGAGTTGCTCATTCAACCCAACAGTCTGTCAAAGACGCCTTCGGCCGCGGAGCAGGCGACCGTTGCCCCAACGGATGTCAAGGTCACCTTCAAGGTTAAAAACGCGGGCAAGAAAAATTACATTCTTTCCTTTCCCGACGCGCAGCGCTACGACGTCGCCGTCACTGAAGGCAAGGACCAACTGATCTACCTCTGGTCCGGCGACAAGATATTTGAGCAAACAACGGGCAAAAGCTTTGTGAATCACGGTGAAACCCTCACCTACAATTGCCAAATCCCGATCGAAAAGCTTTTCAATAGCGCCAAGCCCGGCACCTACAATGTGAAGATGATCCTGGCCAATTATCCTGAAATTTCGGCTGAAGGCACCCTGACCATCAAGCCCTAA
- the sufC gene encoding Fe-S cluster assembly ATPase SufC, translated as MSSLEIKNLHATIEGREILKGLSLTIPKGEIHALMGPNGSGKSTLAKALAGHPDYEVTEGEVLIDGQNILEMEPDARARLGLFLAFQYPSEIPGVTIANFIRSALQARLPEGEELDAVEFYQELYRKMDELEMDRSFTSRSVNDGFSGGEKKRNEILQMTMLNPAYAVLDETDSGLDIDALRIVADGVNRLRGPKLGGLVITHYQRLLNYIVPDHVHVMVQGRIVRSGGKELALELEEKGYESIIQAAGEPVAA; from the coding sequence ATGAGTTCCTTAGAAATTAAAAACCTGCACGCCACCATCGAAGGGCGCGAGATCCTGAAGGGCCTCTCCCTTACGATCCCCAAGGGTGAAATCCATGCCTTGATGGGGCCCAATGGTTCCGGCAAAAGCACCCTCGCCAAGGCTTTGGCAGGCCATCCGGACTATGAAGTCACGGAGGGGGAGGTTCTCATCGATGGTCAAAATATTCTGGAGATGGAACCGGATGCAAGGGCCCGTCTGGGCCTTTTCCTGGCTTTTCAATACCCGAGCGAAATTCCAGGCGTCACCATCGCCAATTTTATCCGTTCCGCGTTGCAGGCCCGCCTGCCCGAGGGTGAGGAACTCGATGCGGTCGAGTTTTACCAGGAACTTTATCGCAAGATGGATGAACTTGAAATGGACCGCAGCTTCACTTCCCGCTCAGTGAACGACGGCTTTTCGGGCGGCGAGAAAAAGCGGAATGAGATTTTACAAATGACCATGCTGAATCCGGCGTATGCGGTTTTGGACGAAACCGACAGCGGCCTGGACATCGACGCGCTGCGGATTGTTGCCGATGGCGTGAATCGTCTGCGCGGGCCGAAGTTGGGCGGGCTGGTCATTACGCATTATCAGCGGCTTTTGAATTATATTGTTCCGGATCATGTGCATGTGATGGTGCAGGGACGCATCGTGCGCAGTGGAGGCAAGGAACTTGCCCTGGAACTTGAAGAAAAAGGTTACGAGTCAATCATCCAGGCGGCTGGAGAACCGGTGGCTGCGTGA
- the sufB gene encoding Fe-S cluster assembly protein SufB, which translates to MNVAEKPDLNLDVEMGNFSYPESYAFDAGIGLSEDTVRYISDIKDDPEWIRQFRLRALDIFLKKPTPTHWASKDLENIHFEKIRYYLSKGQVPKRSWDEVPDDVKRTFERLGIPEKERKFLAGVEAQFDSEAAYSNMKQALTDQGVIFVGSTEGLKKYPEIFRPWFGKVIPIGDNKYSALNSAVFSGGSFIYVPKGVKVRHPLQAYFRINAESFGQFERTLIIADEGSEVTYMEGCTAPKFETTTLHSAVVELVALKGAKIQYITVQNWSANVFNLVTKRGMAMEEAEIKWIDCNIGSRLTMKYPGVILKGRKARGEVLSIALANNGQHQDTGAKMIHAADETTSNIIAKSISIGKGRSSYRGLVHIPKHLKHCKNNTECDALLINPESRTDTYPAISVRGDGNSVQHEASVSKVSAEQIFYMQQRGLSEAQAMSLSVNGFVNDLVNQFPIEYSVELKRLIDLEMEGSVG; encoded by the coding sequence ATGAATGTCGCCGAAAAACCTGATTTGAATCTGGACGTGGAGATGGGAAATTTTTCCTATCCAGAGAGTTACGCCTTTGACGCGGGCATCGGCCTCAGCGAGGACACGGTACGTTACATCAGCGACATCAAGGACGATCCGGAGTGGATCCGCCAGTTCCGTCTGAGAGCTTTGGATATTTTTCTCAAGAAACCGACACCGACGCATTGGGCCAGCAAGGACCTGGAAAACATCCATTTTGAAAAAATCCGGTATTACCTGTCCAAGGGCCAGGTTCCCAAACGCAGTTGGGACGAAGTGCCGGATGATGTGAAGAGGACCTTCGAGCGACTGGGCATTCCCGAAAAGGAACGCAAATTTCTGGCCGGCGTGGAAGCGCAGTTCGACAGCGAAGCCGCCTACTCTAACATGAAGCAGGCCCTGACCGACCAGGGCGTGATCTTTGTGGGGAGCACCGAGGGATTGAAAAAATATCCTGAGATTTTCCGGCCCTGGTTCGGCAAGGTGATCCCGATCGGGGACAACAAATATTCCGCCTTGAACAGCGCGGTGTTCAGCGGGGGTAGTTTCATCTACGTGCCCAAGGGCGTGAAAGTCCGCCATCCGTTGCAGGCCTATTTCCGGATCAATGCCGAATCCTTCGGCCAGTTTGAGCGCACGCTCATCATTGCCGACGAAGGTTCTGAAGTGACCTACATGGAAGGCTGCACGGCCCCCAAGTTTGAGACCACCACGCTGCACAGCGCCGTGGTCGAACTGGTTGCGCTGAAAGGCGCCAAGATCCAGTACATCACCGTGCAAAACTGGAGCGCGAACGTTTTTAACCTGGTGACCAAGCGCGGCATGGCGATGGAAGAAGCCGAGATCAAGTGGATCGATTGCAACATCGGCTCGCGCCTCACCATGAAATATCCCGGCGTGATTTTGAAAGGCCGCAAGGCGCGCGGCGAAGTCCTCAGCATCGCCCTGGCCAACAACGGACAGCACCAGGACACCGGCGCCAAGATGATTCATGCGGCGGACGAAACCACCAGCAACATCATTGCCAAGAGCATCAGCATCGGCAAGGGCCGGTCAAGTTACCGCGGCCTGGTGCATATCCCGAAACACTTGAAGCATTGCAAGAACAACACGGAGTGCGACGCACTTCTCATCAACCCGGAATCCCGGACCGATACGTACCCTGCGATTTCGGTCCGGGGTGACGGGAACTCCGTCCAGCACGAGGCCAGCGTGAGCAAGGTCAGCGCCGAGCAGATTTTTTACATGCAACAGCGCGGACTCAGCGAGGCCCAGGCCATGAGCCTCAGCGTCAACGGATTCGTGAACGACCTCGTCAACCAGTTCCCGATCGAATACAGCGTCGAACTGAAACGTTTAATCGATCTTGAAATGGAAGGCTCAGTCGGCTAA
- a CDS encoding ferredoxin, which produces MADLANRYPENVPGSYYVDNQCIDCDLCRETAPANFSRQDDGGYSYVYKQPASPEEAALCKEAMEGCPVEAIGNDGA; this is translated from the coding sequence ATGGCAGATTTAGCAAACCGTTATCCGGAAAATGTTCCGGGATCGTATTACGTGGACAACCAATGCATCGACTGCGACCTGTGCCGTGAAACGGCTCCGGCCAATTTCAGCCGTCAGGACGACGGCGGCTACTCGTATGTCTATAAGCAGCCGGCCAGCCCTGAAGAGGCCGCGCTCTGCAAGGAAGCCATGGAAGGCTGTCCGGTTGAAGCCATCGGCAACGACGGCGCCTGA
- the sufD gene encoding Fe-S cluster assembly protein SufD: METVVEEKSSGTAANATGTSSSLLSDPVPGRQTSELPAWWVEGQLESWKRFQSLPMPKRKDEDWRFATIQSLELGPYVLPDPTPESFREQILNASKADFETAGHAVFANDELLSFSAISADLAARGVIFEPISSALRKHPDLLKKHFMEQPVVLGSEKFSALHRARCCDGILLYVPKNVAVELPLAAWHWMTGRNSSVFPHTLIVAGDNSSVTFADFYRSLDETPGFACSVSDLIVGQGARVNYLCCQTWSESVLTFQMCSTHVGKDANAKSLNFNLGGSFARIESHSRLAGPGARSEMLGLSACHGRQEFDQRTLQDHIEPNTWSDLLYKNTLNHRAKTIFEGLIKVEPGAKQTDAYQTNRNLLLSADAEADSMPGLEIRNDDVKCSHGATTGQIDFEELFYMQTRGIPRHEADYLISVGFAEEVLSRFGRPEISAQLRGLIAEKFLRSRGISVDAVAEGGIDETNVRSLQGTE; encoded by the coding sequence ATGGAAACTGTTGTGGAAGAGAAATCATCGGGGACGGCGGCAAACGCCACAGGGACAAGCTCTTCCCTGTTATCAGATCCGGTTCCCGGCCGCCAAACGTCCGAACTTCCGGCTTGGTGGGTGGAAGGGCAACTGGAAAGCTGGAAACGGTTTCAGTCGCTGCCCATGCCCAAACGCAAGGATGAAGACTGGCGCTTTGCGACGATCCAAAGCCTGGAGCTCGGCCCCTATGTGCTGCCGGATCCGACGCCCGAATCCTTCCGCGAACAGATACTCAACGCTTCCAAAGCCGATTTTGAGACGGCCGGACATGCGGTTTTTGCCAATGACGAACTGCTGTCGTTTTCCGCCATCTCGGCGGACCTGGCAGCCCGCGGGGTTATCTTCGAACCCATTTCATCGGCCTTGCGCAAACATCCTGATTTGCTGAAAAAGCACTTCATGGAACAGCCCGTTGTTTTGGGCTCTGAAAAATTTTCCGCCCTGCACCGCGCCCGCTGCTGCGACGGCATTTTGCTTTATGTGCCGAAGAATGTGGCGGTCGAATTGCCATTGGCGGCCTGGCATTGGATGACCGGCCGGAACAGTTCCGTTTTCCCGCACACGCTGATTGTGGCGGGCGACAACAGCTCGGTGACCTTTGCTGATTTTTACCGTTCGCTGGACGAGACGCCCGGCTTTGCGTGCAGTGTGAGCGATTTGATCGTAGGGCAGGGGGCCCGCGTCAATTATCTCTGCTGCCAGACATGGAGCGAAAGCGTGCTGACATTCCAGATGTGCTCGACTCATGTCGGCAAGGACGCCAACGCGAAATCGTTGAACTTCAATCTGGGCGGCTCGTTTGCCCGCATCGAAAGCCACAGCCGCCTGGCCGGGCCCGGCGCGCGCAGCGAAATGCTCGGCTTGTCCGCCTGCCACGGGCGCCAGGAGTTCGACCAGCGGACCCTGCAGGATCACATTGAGCCCAATACCTGGAGCGACCTGCTTTACAAAAACACGCTGAACCATCGCGCGAAAACGATCTTCGAAGGCTTGATCAAAGTGGAGCCGGGCGCGAAGCAAACCGATGCCTATCAAACAAATCGCAACCTTCTTCTCAGTGCCGACGCCGAGGCCGATTCGATGCCGGGCCTGGAAATCCGCAACGACGACGTGAAGTGCAGCCACGGCGCCACGACCGGGCAGATTGATTTTGAAGAATTATTTTACATGCAGACCCGGGGCATCCCGCGCCATGAAGCCGATTACCTGATATCGGTCGGTTTCGCCGAGGAAGTGCTGTCGCGCTTTGGGCGGCCCGAAATCAGCGCGCAGTTGCGCGGATTGATTGCCGAAAAATTCCTTCGCTCCAGGGGCATCAGTGTGGATGCGGTGGCCGAGGGCGGGATCGACGAAACCAATGTCCGCAGCCTGCAGGGGACGGAATAG
- the sufT gene encoding putative Fe-S cluster assembly protein SufT: MSKHDPVKLTRDVEATRIPSGEKLTLKAGLEVGITQSLGGTYTVVSNQGMARIEARDADALGLESAKDAADLPAAGEPLDGKQIEAKIWELLKTVYDPEIPVNIVDLGLVYDLSLEPKDDGTHKAQVKMTLTAPGCGMGPVLQNDAQNKILSIGGVSEAEVFLVWEPPWHQGMISEVGRMKLGLV, encoded by the coding sequence ATGAGCAAGCACGATCCGGTCAAGCTTACGCGCGACGTTGAAGCCACGCGCATCCCCAGTGGTGAGAAATTGACCCTCAAAGCCGGGCTTGAAGTCGGCATTACCCAGTCTTTGGGCGGGACCTATACCGTGGTGTCGAACCAGGGCATGGCCCGCATCGAAGCGCGCGACGCCGATGCGCTGGGTCTTGAATCGGCGAAGGACGCTGCGGATCTGCCCGCTGCCGGGGAGCCGTTGGATGGCAAACAGATCGAAGCCAAAATTTGGGAGCTGCTGAAAACGGTTTATGATCCTGAAATTCCCGTGAACATCGTCGATCTGGGTTTGGTTTATGACCTGAGTCTGGAGCCAAAAGACGACGGCACCCACAAGGCCCAGGTCAAGATGACCCTGACCGCGCCGGGCTGCGGCATGGGGCCCGTGCTGCAGAACGACGCCCAGAACAAGATTTTGAGCATTGGCGGAGTCAGCGAAGCCGAGGTGTTCCTCGTCTGGGAACCGCCCTGGCACCAGGGCATGATCAGCGAAGTCGGCCGCATGAAACTGGGCCTGGTTTAG